Proteins from one Ornithobacterium rhinotracheale genomic window:
- a CDS encoding sulfatase: MENLKKWLSISLLVVLIYTAQAQSTTKPNIIVILSDDAGYADFECYGDKEIPTPNINRLAKEGTLFSKAYVSASVCAPSRAGLLTGRYQQRFGFENNPTGKPREGFKKEDMGLALSEKTIGDRMKEEGYRTLAVGKWHLGNEAKFFPLKRGFDEFYGFQEGHRDFFSFKKKRAEKYALWDNDKIIPEEEITYLTDMFTDKALKFIDENADKKQPFFIYLAYNAVHTPLQAKKNDLDKFTQVGSEGRQTYDAMLSNMDYNIGRVMQELKNKGIDDNTLVIFLNDNGGATTNYSDNGQLRGMKGSVWEGGVRVGYIMRWNGKIPANAVYDKAVSSLDILPTSLVAAGNTRKDKHLDGVNLLPYIQKNSGTPHKNLYWKRGAAAAIQCGDWKVIRVDTNPVLLFNIKDDISEQHNLAEKYPRKVKRMLKKLSRWEKQLPPANWEGYYGPKNTIIKHRMSTVGRDMERMYP, from the coding sequence ATGGAAAATCTAAAAAAATGGCTGAGCATCTCGTTGCTCGTGGTGCTGATTTACACAGCCCAAGCGCAAAGTACAACCAAGCCAAACATCATTGTGATTTTGAGCGATGATGCAGGTTATGCCGATTTTGAATGCTACGGAGACAAAGAAATCCCAACGCCGAACATCAATCGTTTGGCAAAAGAAGGAACACTGTTTTCTAAAGCCTATGTTTCGGCATCGGTGTGTGCGCCGTCTCGTGCGGGCTTGCTCACAGGGCGCTATCAGCAGCGATTTGGTTTTGAGAACAATCCTACGGGAAAACCACGCGAAGGATTCAAAAAAGAAGACATGGGGCTTGCCTTGAGCGAAAAAACGATTGGCGACCGCATGAAAGAAGAAGGCTACCGCACTTTGGCAGTAGGAAAGTGGCATTTAGGAAACGAAGCTAAATTTTTCCCGCTCAAAAGAGGTTTTGATGAGTTTTATGGTTTCCAAGAGGGGCACAGAGATTTCTTTTCGTTTAAAAAGAAACGCGCAGAGAAATACGCCCTTTGGGACAACGATAAGATTATCCCCGAAGAGGAAATCACTTATCTTACCGATATGTTTACCGATAAGGCGTTAAAATTCATTGATGAAAATGCCGATAAAAAACAGCCGTTTTTCATTTATTTGGCTTACAATGCAGTGCATACACCACTGCAGGCTAAAAAGAACGATTTGGATAAATTTACCCAAGTAGGCAGCGAAGGTCGCCAAACTTATGATGCCATGCTCTCTAACATGGATTACAACATTGGGCGTGTGATGCAAGAATTAAAAAACAAAGGTATTGACGACAATACTTTAGTAATATTCTTGAATGATAACGGAGGCGCTACCACCAATTATTCCGACAATGGGCAATTGCGTGGAATGAAAGGCTCTGTATGGGAAGGCGGTGTGCGTGTAGGCTACATCATGCGCTGGAATGGGAAAATCCCTGCCAATGCGGTGTATGACAAGGCTGTATCTTCGCTCGATATTTTGCCCACAAGCCTTGTCGCAGCAGGAAACACCCGAAAAGATAAACATCTCGACGGGGTGAACTTGTTGCCATATATTCAAAAAAACAGCGGAACGCCACACAAAAACCTATATTGGAAGCGTGGTGCAGCTGCCGCGATTCAGTGTGGAGATTGGAAAGTAATTCGAGTGGATACCAATCCCGTGCTTTTATTTAATATAAAAGATGACATTTCTGAGCAGCACAACCTAGCCGAAAAGTACCCGCGCAAAGTAAAGAGAATGCTCAAGAAATTAAGTCGCTGGGAAAAACAATTGCCCCCAGCCAACTGGGAAGGGTACTACGGACCAAAAAATACCATCATTAAACACCGAATGAGTACCGTGGGCAGAGACATGGAGCGTATGTATCCGTAA
- the lepA gene encoding translation elongation factor 4, translating into MKNIRNFCIIAHIDHGKSTLADRLLSHTQSVTEREMQDQLLDDMDLERERGITIKSHAIQMEYEYKGEQYILNLIDTPGHVDFSYEVSRSIAACEGALLIVDAAQSIQAQTISNLYLALENDLEIIPILNKIDLPSANPEEVSDDIIDLLGCDKEDIIRASGKTGIGVEEILAAIIERIPPPEGDPDAPLQALIFDSVYNPFRGVEAFFKVVNGEIHEHEAVKFMQTGKEYEADEIGTLKLKQEPKKIIKTGDVGYIISGIKTAVDVKVGDTITSVKRPADKPIGGFEEVKPMVFAGIYPVDTEDYEELTYSLEKLQLNDASLTFQKESSAALGFGFRCGFLGMLHLEIIQERLEREFDMTVITTVPNVSYHAYTVKNPDEMILVNNPSDLPDPSGLDRIEEPYIKASIITKADFVGPVMTLCIDKRGEIVNQTYLTSDRVELTFNMPLSEVVFDFYDRLKTISKGYASFDYSPIGMRPSQLVRLDVLINGESVDALSALVHRDNAYEIGKKMCSKLRELIPRQMFDIPIQAAIGAKIIARETIKALRKDVTAKCYGGDISRKRKLLEKQKKGKKRMRQVGRVEVPQSAFMAVLKLND; encoded by the coding sequence ATGAAGAACATACGCAATTTTTGTATCATAGCCCATATAGACCACGGGAAGAGTACCTTGGCAGATAGACTATTATCTCACACGCAATCGGTGACAGAGCGCGAAATGCAAGACCAGTTGCTAGACGACATGGACTTGGAGCGTGAGCGTGGTATCACCATCAAATCCCATGCGATACAAATGGAGTATGAGTATAAAGGAGAACAGTATATCTTAAACCTTATCGATACTCCCGGCCATGTGGATTTCTCCTACGAGGTATCGCGCTCCATTGCCGCCTGCGAGGGCGCTCTCCTCATTGTAGACGCCGCACAGAGCATTCAGGCTCAAACCATTTCAAACCTTTATTTAGCCCTAGAAAATGATTTAGAAATCATTCCGATTTTAAATAAAATTGATTTGCCGAGTGCCAATCCAGAAGAGGTGTCAGACGACATCATCGATTTGCTCGGTTGCGACAAAGAGGACATCATCCGTGCCAGTGGCAAAACAGGCATCGGGGTGGAGGAAATCCTTGCCGCCATCATAGAGCGCATTCCGCCACCCGAGGGCGACCCCGATGCGCCCTTGCAAGCGCTGATTTTTGATTCCGTGTACAACCCATTCCGTGGGGTGGAGGCTTTCTTTAAAGTCGTAAATGGCGAAATCCATGAGCACGAGGCTGTGAAGTTTATGCAGACTGGCAAGGAGTATGAAGCCGATGAAATTGGGACTTTAAAGCTCAAACAAGAGCCTAAAAAAATAATCAAAACGGGCGATGTGGGCTACATTATCTCGGGCATTAAAACCGCCGTAGATGTTAAGGTGGGCGACACCATCACCTCCGTAAAGCGCCCCGCAGATAAGCCCATTGGCGGGTTTGAGGAAGTAAAACCTATGGTATTTGCGGGAATTTACCCCGTGGACACCGAGGACTATGAGGAATTAACCTATTCGCTTGAAAAATTACAATTAAACGATGCCTCCCTCACCTTTCAGAAGGAAAGTTCCGCTGCCTTAGGCTTCGGATTCCGTTGCGGATTCTTGGGAATGCTCCATTTAGAAATCATTCAAGAAAGATTAGAGCGCGAGTTTGATATGACGGTCATCACCACCGTACCCAATGTATCTTACCACGCCTACACCGTGAAGAATCCCGATGAAATGATTCTGGTGAATAACCCCTCTGATTTGCCAGACCCATCGGGCTTGGATCGTATTGAGGAGCCATACATTAAGGCCTCCATCATTACCAAAGCCGATTTCGTAGGGCCTGTGATGACGCTCTGCATCGATAAGCGGGGCGAAATCGTAAACCAAACTTACTTAACCTCCGACCGCGTGGAGCTTACCTTTAATATGCCACTTTCTGAGGTAGTGTTTGATTTTTATGATCGATTAAAAACCATTTCAAAAGGTTATGCATCGTTCGATTATTCACCAATCGGTATGCGTCCGTCGCAATTGGTGCGTTTAGATGTGCTCATCAACGGCGAATCTGTGGATGCGCTTTCAGCCTTGGTGCACAGAGATAATGCTTATGAGATTGGTAAAAAAATGTGTTCTAAACTGCGTGAATTGATCCCAAGACAAATGTTTGATATCCCAATTCAAGCGGCAATTGGAGCTAAAATCATCGCGCGTGAAACCATCAAAGCCCTAAGAAAAGATGTAACGGCAAAATGCTACGGAGGGGATATTTCGCGTAAGAGAAAACTTTTGGAAAAACAGAAAAAAGGTAAAAAGCGTATGCGCCAAGTGGGGCGCGTTGAGGTGCCACAGAGTGCTTTTATGGCGGTGCTTAAGCTTAACGACTAA
- a CDS encoding DUF4350 domain-containing protein, whose translation MNNKLFRTYGIILGLVVLVMMFFEFTKTPVSNWSKSYNEDSKDPFGLYIFDQEADSLFHGKLTRTSESPFEYEPADSTQTRNYLIIGKQISEEAKDKLLSEVEKGCNLFLASDNYYGKSMMSRILINSFYMEKIDTLNLNFINKRISPISLSHLNDVLLITHAKPNSLNVLGTIKSDSENKFSSFFIEIPLGKGKIYFLSTPEIFTNYGILNGENYKAIPKILGYLPNQETIWFQNRSNKEWKYQNSILRVIFENPPLRWAWRLFLLGLIIFMIFTAKRKQRIIPIIPPVKNESAEFVKNISNLYLQEGDAKDMAQKKALYFLQKVRSELMIPTDELDQKFIERLHIKTMQPHETVQEAVRLLTKAIHPKAPVHEDELIKMNKILDQIYKS comes from the coding sequence ATGAACAATAAGTTATTTCGCACCTATGGTATTATTCTCGGCTTGGTCGTTTTGGTTATGATGTTTTTTGAGTTCACGAAAACACCCGTTTCCAATTGGTCTAAAAGTTACAACGAAGACAGCAAAGACCCTTTTGGGCTTTATATTTTCGATCAAGAAGCGGATTCTCTGTTTCACGGAAAGCTCACGCGCACAAGCGAGAGCCCTTTTGAATATGAACCCGCAGATTCCACCCAAACGAGAAATTATTTAATTATCGGGAAACAAATCAGCGAAGAAGCGAAGGACAAACTACTGAGCGAAGTAGAAAAAGGCTGTAACCTTTTCTTGGCAAGCGATAACTATTATGGAAAAAGTATGATGAGTAGAATCCTCATCAATTCTTTTTATATGGAAAAAATCGACACGCTAAACCTAAATTTTATCAATAAACGAATCTCTCCTATTTCGCTATCCCATTTAAACGATGTTTTGCTCATCACTCACGCAAAGCCAAATAGCTTAAATGTACTGGGCACCATAAAAAGTGATTCAGAAAATAAATTTAGCAGTTTCTTTATAGAAATTCCTCTCGGAAAGGGAAAAATTTACTTTTTAAGCACGCCCGAAATTTTTACCAATTATGGTATTTTAAATGGTGAAAACTACAAGGCTATTCCTAAAATTTTGGGCTATTTGCCAAATCAAGAAACCATCTGGTTCCAGAACCGCTCAAATAAAGAATGGAAATATCAAAATTCCATTTTACGAGTAATTTTTGAAAATCCACCACTCAGATGGGCGTGGAGACTTTTCCTTTTGGGCTTAATTATTTTTATGATTTTCACCGCAAAAAGAAAACAACGCATTATCCCAATCATTCCGCCCGTGAAAAACGAATCGGCAGAATTTGTTAAAAACATAAGCAATCTATATCTGCAAGAAGGCGATGCCAAAGATATGGCACAGAAAAAAGCCCTGTATTTCTTGCAAAAAGTGCGCTCAGAACTTATGATCCCAACCGATGAATTAGACCAAAAATTCATTGAAAGGCTACACATCAAAACCATGCAACCGCACGAAACCGTACAAGAAGCCGTGCGATTGCTCACCAAAGCAATTCACCCCAAGGCACCCGTGCACGAAGATGAATTAATTAAAATGAATAAAATTTTAGACCAAATATATAAATCATAG
- a CDS encoding DUF58 domain-containing protein gives MKRLKTLYIQPLFYWLLFAIIVLFVLGLLSPLFFSVAQGVLALFSIVFIVDVVLLYHLKQGVQSSRELPEKFSNGDENPVRIDVKNLYPFDIKINIIDEIPFQFQKRDFLIKQKIKKNDNTYFSYNLTPKQRGEYHFGNLNIYVISPIGLVSRRYQQQKAKTLACYPSFIRLPEYELIALKNEFLLGGIKKIRKIGTTLEFEQIKDYVQGDDIRTINWKATGKMNRLMVNQYQEERSQRIYMLIDQGRTMKMPFDGLSLLDYSINASMALSHIVLKKKDHAGIAVFSRKIEQIVKADHKSFQLKRIANALYNVSTDFVESDFNRLYTDLRYKITRRSLFFLFSNFETLDALYRQLPYLRAISKNHILVVIFFKNKLLKEMVEKTDHENMQQVYDEIIAEKFEYEKKLIRQELSKYGIQSIYTLPENLSVGVINKYLEIKARGIL, from the coding sequence ATGAAAAGACTTAAAACACTTTACATTCAGCCACTTTTTTATTGGCTACTTTTTGCCATCATTGTGTTATTTGTGCTCGGGCTTCTTTCGCCTCTATTTTTCTCTGTGGCACAAGGCGTTTTGGCATTGTTTAGCATTGTCTTTATCGTAGATGTGGTGTTGCTTTATCATCTCAAGCAAGGGGTGCAATCGAGCCGAGAATTGCCTGAAAAATTCTCAAATGGCGATGAAAATCCCGTGCGAATTGATGTCAAAAATCTTTATCCTTTTGATATAAAAATCAACATTATAGATGAAATTCCGTTTCAGTTTCAAAAAAGGGATTTTTTAATTAAACAAAAAATCAAAAAAAACGATAATACTTATTTTTCTTATAATTTAACGCCCAAACAACGCGGCGAATATCATTTTGGAAATTTAAATATTTATGTGATTTCGCCGATTGGTTTGGTTTCGCGTCGTTATCAGCAACAGAAAGCCAAAACGCTGGCGTGTTATCCTTCGTTCATTCGCTTGCCTGAGTATGAACTAATTGCCTTAAAAAATGAATTTTTATTAGGCGGGATTAAAAAAATTAGAAAAATCGGGACAACGCTCGAGTTTGAGCAAATCAAAGATTATGTGCAGGGCGACGACATCCGCACGATTAACTGGAAAGCGACAGGGAAAATGAACCGCCTGATGGTGAACCAGTATCAGGAAGAACGCTCGCAACGCATATATATGCTGATAGACCAAGGACGAACAATGAAAATGCCGTTTGACGGGCTAAGCCTGCTGGATTATTCCATCAATGCGTCAATGGCATTGTCTCACATTGTGCTCAAAAAGAAAGACCATGCGGGTATCGCAGTGTTTTCTCGCAAGATTGAGCAAATCGTGAAAGCCGACCATAAATCCTTTCAGCTGAAGAGAATTGCCAATGCGCTGTACAATGTTTCTACGGATTTCGTAGAATCGGATTTCAATCGATTATACACCGATTTGCGCTACAAAATCACACGTAGAAGTCTGTTTTTCTTGTTTTCTAATTTCGAAACACTGGATGCGCTCTATCGCCAATTGCCGTATTTGCGAGCGATTTCCAAAAATCACATTTTGGTGGTAATTTTCTTTAAAAATAAATTGCTAAAAGAAATGGTGGAAAAAACCGACCACGAAAATATGCAACAGGTGTATGACGAAATCATTGCCGAAAAATTTGAATACGAAAAGAAATTGATTCGCCAAGAATTGTCCAAATACGGAATTCAGTCGATTTACACGCTCCCCGAAAACTTGAGCGTGGGCGTTATCAATAAATATTTGGAAATCAAAGCACGCGGGATTTTGTAA
- a CDS encoding DUF4129 domain-containing protein — translation MKSTRLAPMHKKLFQILLFLSFSVSWAQLTENDLYSKESDSLVTIDSLISYNSEIVNQTLAERNFSENPKEKYTDADFEYHDNAKGLSLYERFKRWLNRILKLPKLEAKYGAWVTYVAYLICAIIVFIALYIGGKFLAKEKGNLFFAKKNKTFEIEPEEIIEDIHEIDFSKIISDYELQGNFKSALRYQFLKLLKEYTDLGKINWMQEKTNTDYLHELKNPADKKHFERAVYIFDHVWYGDFNINEAAYRAFTQEFKLKPESHEQ, via the coding sequence ATGAAATCGACACGATTGGCACCAATGCATAAAAAATTATTTCAAATATTATTATTTTTATCGTTTTCCGTGAGCTGGGCTCAGCTCACGGAAAACGATTTATATTCCAAAGAAAGCGACAGCCTCGTTACTATTGATTCTTTGATTTCATACAATTCCGAAATCGTGAATCAAACCTTGGCAGAACGAAATTTTTCTGAAAATCCAAAAGAAAAATACACAGACGCCGACTTTGAATACCACGACAACGCCAAAGGACTTTCGCTCTATGAGCGTTTTAAAAGATGGCTCAATAGAATACTAAAATTACCTAAATTAGAAGCTAAATATGGGGCTTGGGTAACCTATGTTGCATACCTTATTTGCGCTATAATTGTTTTTATAGCCCTCTATATCGGAGGAAAATTCTTGGCCAAAGAAAAAGGAAATTTATTTTTTGCTAAAAAGAATAAAACCTTTGAAATCGAACCCGAAGAAATCATCGAAGATATCCACGAAATCGATTTCAGCAAGATTATTTCAGATTACGAGTTGCAAGGTAATTTCAAATCCGCATTGCGTTATCAATTTTTAAAGTTATTGAAGGAATATACCGATTTGGGCAAAATCAATTGGATGCAAGAAAAAACCAACACCGATTATTTGCATGAGCTTAAAAACCCTGCCGATAAAAAGCATTTTGAGCGTGCCGTGTATATTTTCGACCATGTATGGTATGGAGACTTCAACATCAACGAAGCGGCTTACCGAGCTTTTACTCAAGAATTTAAACTAAAACCTGAAAGCCATGAACAATAA
- a CDS encoding SulP family inorganic anion transporter, producing the protein MNLLQDIKTNFASGLVVFLVALPLCLGIALASGAPSLSGVIAGIVGGIVIGYLSTSHISVSGPAAGLTAIVWANIQELGAFELFLCAGVLAGIIQLILGFVRAGSIAEYIPSSVIEGMLAGIGVIIAWKQLPNVFGYQVSEPLFESFGLNPAFLAEFTSKIQFGAIFITLISLFVLIVWDKIPFLKNIKMLPAALIVVILGVLINQYFVYSGSAWALSSNNLVQLPVPSSFEDFKGLVVLPNFEGFLNPAVWVAGATIAVVASVETLLCVEAADRMDEHRRITDTNQELRAQGIGNIISSMVGGLPMTSVVVRSSANANAGATSKMSAIIHGFLLLICVLTIPVLLNMIPQATLAAVLLLVGYKLAKPSTIMHFWHKGKYQFVPFIVTMIGVVTTDLLKGVMFGLAVAIVSILVGNMKRAYYYSKSELKDADSVKIVLAQEVSFLNKAAIKKTLKNIQPNSEVTIDARKTTYISTDVLELIQDFANVFAKENNIEVLLYGFKTNYEDEFENQHSNIILHHRRSM; encoded by the coding sequence ATGAATTTATTACAAGATATAAAAACAAATTTTGCATCAGGTTTAGTGGTGTTTTTAGTCGCCTTACCACTGTGTTTAGGCATAGCCTTGGCATCAGGTGCACCATCACTTTCAGGTGTTATTGCAGGCATTGTAGGGGGGATCGTCATCGGATATTTATCTACATCGCACATCAGTGTTTCGGGACCCGCAGCAGGGCTCACAGCCATTGTTTGGGCAAATATTCAAGAATTAGGTGCATTTGAGCTATTTTTGTGCGCAGGTGTGTTGGCGGGCATCATTCAATTAATTTTAGGTTTCGTGCGTGCGGGGAGCATTGCCGAATACATTCCGTCATCGGTCATAGAAGGAATGCTAGCAGGAATAGGCGTTATCATTGCTTGGAAACAATTACCCAATGTTTTTGGATACCAAGTAAGCGAGCCTTTATTTGAATCCTTTGGCCTGAATCCAGCGTTCTTAGCAGAATTCACTTCAAAAATACAATTTGGGGCTATTTTCATCACGCTAATTTCGCTGTTCGTACTCATCGTTTGGGATAAAATACCTTTTTTAAAGAATATAAAAATGCTTCCTGCGGCATTAATTGTAGTGATCTTAGGTGTTTTAATCAATCAATATTTTGTGTATTCGGGAAGTGCGTGGGCATTGTCTAGCAACAATTTGGTACAATTGCCAGTCCCTAGTTCTTTTGAAGATTTCAAAGGATTGGTGGTGTTGCCCAATTTTGAAGGTTTTTTAAATCCCGCTGTGTGGGTGGCAGGCGCTACCATAGCCGTAGTGGCATCGGTCGAAACCCTTTTATGTGTAGAGGCTGCCGATAGAATGGATGAGCACCGCCGAATTACCGATACTAATCAAGAATTGAGAGCGCAGGGTATAGGTAACATCATCAGTTCCATGGTCGGGGGCTTGCCTATGACATCGGTAGTGGTGCGAAGTTCCGCCAATGCCAATGCTGGCGCCACGAGCAAAATGTCGGCAATTATTCACGGATTTTTATTGTTGATTTGTGTGCTTACGATTCCCGTTTTGCTCAATATGATTCCACAAGCTACCCTGGCTGCAGTGCTTTTGCTTGTGGGCTACAAATTGGCTAAACCCAGCACAATAATGCATTTTTGGCATAAAGGAAAATACCAATTTGTGCCATTTATTGTGACTATGATAGGCGTGGTGACTACAGATTTGCTGAAAGGTGTAATGTTTGGGCTTGCGGTGGCAATTGTTTCAATATTGGTCGGCAATATGAAGCGTGCCTATTATTATAGCAAAAGCGAATTGAAAGATGCTGATTCGGTGAAAATTGTACTAGCACAAGAAGTTTCGTTTTTGAATAAAGCTGCCATCAAAAAAACACTAAAAAACATTCAGCCCAACTCTGAAGTGACCATTGATGCGCGTAAAACCACCTACATCTCAACCGATGTGCTAGAGCTGATTCAGGATTTTGCCAATGTTTTTGCTAAAGAAAATAATATCGAAGTGCTTTTGTATGGCTTTAAAACCAATTACGAAGACGAGTTTGAAAATCAACATTCAAACATCATTTTGCACCACAGGCGTAGTATGTAA
- a CDS encoding AAA family ATPase, whose protein sequence is MEELNNPTEFNNRIDLAPLKEGLERVKHEIKKVIVGQDEMVEQLLVALLSNGHVLIEGVPGVAKTIAAKLLAKTLSVDFSRIQFTPDLMPSDILGTSVFNLKTSDFEFKAGPIFSNFVLIDEINRSPAKTQSALFEVMEERQVTIDSQTYKMQLPFFVIATQNPIEQEGTYRLPEAQLDRFLFKIKVGYPNLEQEIDIIQRQQALKNHGKLDDIQQVLSGEDLLKFQAQIKEIIVEPHLMEYIAKIVINTRENPFLYLGASPRASLALLMASKGFAGIRGRDFVTPEDIKHAATAVLRHRVIVSPEREMEGLSTDEIIRQILENIEIPR, encoded by the coding sequence ATGGAAGAACTAAATAATCCCACAGAATTTAACAATCGAATTGATTTAGCACCGCTTAAAGAAGGCTTAGAGCGTGTAAAACACGAGATAAAGAAAGTAATCGTAGGGCAAGACGAAATGGTAGAGCAGCTATTGGTAGCATTGCTTTCTAATGGGCATGTGCTCATCGAAGGCGTGCCAGGGGTGGCAAAAACAATTGCCGCCAAACTTTTAGCCAAAACACTTTCGGTAGATTTTAGCCGAATCCAGTTTACGCCAGATTTAATGCCGTCTGATATTTTAGGAACTTCGGTATTTAATCTTAAAACCTCTGATTTTGAGTTTAAAGCCGGACCGATTTTTTCAAATTTCGTTTTGATCGACGAGATTAACCGTTCGCCTGCCAAAACACAATCTGCCCTTTTTGAGGTGATGGAAGAACGCCAAGTAACTATTGATAGCCAAACTTATAAAATGCAACTTCCGTTCTTTGTGATTGCCACTCAAAACCCGATTGAACAAGAAGGAACTTACCGATTGCCAGAAGCTCAGCTTGATCGTTTTTTGTTTAAAATTAAAGTGGGCTACCCGAATTTAGAACAAGAAATCGACATTATTCAGCGACAACAAGCACTCAAAAACCACGGAAAACTGGACGATATTCAGCAAGTATTGAGTGGCGAGGATTTGCTTAAATTCCAAGCACAAATCAAAGAAATTATCGTGGAGCCACACCTCATGGAATACATCGCCAAAATCGTGATCAATACGCGAGAAAATCCATTTTTGTATCTAGGAGCATCGCCGCGTGCCTCTTTGGCTTTGCTTATGGCGTCTAAAGGTTTTGCAGGTATTCGCGGGCGTGATTTTGTAACGCCAGAAGACATTAAACATGCTGCCACTGCCGTATTGCGCCACCGCGTGATTGTATCGCCTGAACGCGAAATGGAAGGGCTCTCTACCGATGAAATCATCCGCCAAATTTTAGAAAATATAGAAATCCCTCGCTAA
- the fumC gene encoding class II fumarate hydratase: protein MEYRIEKDTLGEVKVPADKKWGAQTERSRNNFKIGPAASMPLDIIYGFAYLKKAAAYANAELGVLPTEKRDLIAQVCDEILDKKLDDQFPLVIWQTGSGTQSNMNVNEVIANRAHELAGKKIGEGDKTLQPNDDVNKSQSSNDTFPTGMHIAVYKKIAEVTIPGVEKLKDALKAKSQEFKDVVKIGRTHLMDATPLTLGQEFSGYASQLEHGLKALKNTLEHLSELALGGTAVGTGLNTPQGYDVKVAEYIAKFTGLPFKTAENKFEALAAHDAIVETHGALKQIAVSLNKIANDIRMMASGPRSGIGEIIIPSNEPGSSIMPGKVNPTQCEAVTMVAAQVMGNDVAISVGGTQGHYELNVFKPVMAANALQSAQLIGDACVSFTDNCVVGIEANDKRIKELVDNSLMLVTALNTHIGYYKAAEIAQTAHKNGTTLKEEAVRLGYVSPEDFDKWVNPRDMVGSMK, encoded by the coding sequence ATGGAATACAGAATAGAAAAAGACACACTAGGCGAGGTAAAAGTACCCGCAGACAAAAAATGGGGCGCACAAACTGAGCGTTCTCGCAACAACTTCAAAATCGGTCCGGCAGCTTCTATGCCGCTAGATATTATCTATGGTTTTGCTTATCTTAAAAAAGCGGCTGCTTATGCCAATGCAGAGCTTGGTGTATTACCAACCGAAAAAAGAGACCTTATTGCACAAGTTTGTGATGAGATTTTAGATAAAAAATTAGACGACCAATTCCCATTGGTTATTTGGCAAACGGGTTCTGGAACACAATCAAACATGAATGTGAATGAAGTGATTGCCAACCGTGCGCATGAATTGGCTGGTAAAAAAATCGGTGAAGGCGACAAAACCCTTCAGCCAAACGATGATGTAAACAAATCGCAATCTTCAAACGATACTTTCCCAACAGGAATGCACATCGCGGTGTACAAAAAAATCGCTGAGGTTACGATTCCAGGGGTAGAGAAATTAAAAGATGCTTTGAAAGCTAAATCTCAAGAGTTCAAAGATGTAGTGAAAATCGGTAGAACTCACTTAATGGATGCAACCCCGCTTACATTAGGGCAAGAGTTTTCTGGTTACGCTTCTCAATTAGAGCATGGCTTAAAAGCATTGAAAAACACTTTGGAGCACCTTTCAGAATTGGCTTTAGGAGGTACTGCTGTAGGTACAGGATTGAACACACCACAAGGTTATGATGTAAAAGTAGCTGAATACATTGCTAAATTCACAGGGCTACCATTCAAAACTGCTGAAAACAAATTCGAAGCACTAGCAGCACACGATGCAATCGTAGAAACTCACGGTGCGTTGAAACAAATTGCGGTTTCGTTAAACAAAATTGCCAACGATATCCGTATGATGGCATCTGGTCCGCGTTCAGGAATTGGTGAAATCATCATTCCATCAAACGAGCCAGGCTCATCTATCATGCCAGGAAAAGTAAACCCTACTCAGTGCGAGGCAGTAACTATGGTGGCTGCGCAAGTAATGGGTAACGATGTAGCAATTTCTGTAGGAGGCACTCAAGGACATTATGAGCTAAATGTGTTTAAACCAGTAATGGCAGCCAACGCATTGCAAAGTGCTCAATTGATTGGAGATGCGTGCGTTTCTTTCACAGACAACTGCGTGGTAGGTATCGAAGCAAACGACAAACGAATCAAAGAATTGGTAGACAACTCATTAATGCTTGTTACTGCATTGAACACCCACATCGGATACTACAAAGCAGCTGAAATCGCACAAACTGCACACAAAAACGGAACTACTTTGAAAGAAGAAGCCGTGCGTTTAGGCTATGTTTCTCCTGAGGATTTCGACAAATGGGTGAATCCAAGAGACATGGTAGGAAGTATGAAATAG